One Nonomuraea angiospora DNA segment encodes these proteins:
- a CDS encoding phytoene desaturase family protein, translated as MGSYDVIVAGGGHNGLVAAAYLAGAGRSVLVLERHDHVGGLAISAQAFPGVDVRLSRYSYLVSLLPSAIVRDLGLDLELRRRRYASYTPKGDTGLLVDNEDAAATAASFRGVTGGEADHEAWQDFYGMTARVARALAPTLLEPLPSAAEVERLVGPEAWRDLFRRPIGQAVEERFGDDTVRGVVLTDALIGTFADPGTDLLANRCFLYHVIGDGTGEWNVPVGGMGAVSGALEAAARRAGAEIRTGAEIVGISPSGEVTFADEGGEHTVNGGHVLVNLPPAVLDRVLGRPGEVPEGAQLKVNMVLTRLPRLKDASVDPRAAFSGTFHINESRDQLAAAYGQAARGEIPELPPAEVYCHSLTDPSILGPGLRGRAETMTLFGLHMPARLFRKNPDKARKVALEATFASINSVLGEPIEECLLRAPDGTPCAEVKTPVDLENEAGLPGGHIFHTDLSWPYAEAGERWGVETEHERILMCGAGARRGGGVSGIAGHNAAMALLKR; from the coding sequence ATGGGGTCGTATGACGTGATCGTGGCCGGAGGCGGGCACAACGGGCTGGTGGCGGCCGCCTACCTGGCCGGGGCGGGGCGCAGCGTGCTCGTCCTGGAACGCCACGACCACGTGGGTGGCCTGGCGATCTCCGCGCAGGCCTTCCCCGGCGTCGACGTACGGCTGTCGCGCTACTCCTACCTCGTCAGCCTCCTGCCCTCCGCGATCGTCCGCGACCTGGGGCTGGACCTGGAGCTGCGCCGCCGCCGCTACGCGTCGTACACGCCCAAGGGCGACACCGGCCTGCTCGTGGACAACGAGGACGCGGCGGCCACGGCGGCCTCGTTCAGGGGCGTCACCGGCGGCGAGGCCGACCACGAGGCGTGGCAGGACTTCTACGGCATGACCGCGCGCGTGGCGCGGGCGCTGGCGCCCACGCTGCTCGAACCCCTCCCGTCCGCCGCCGAGGTCGAACGGCTCGTCGGCCCCGAGGCGTGGCGGGACCTGTTCCGGCGGCCGATCGGCCAGGCCGTGGAGGAGCGGTTCGGGGACGACACCGTGCGCGGCGTCGTGCTGACCGACGCGCTCATCGGCACGTTCGCCGACCCCGGCACCGACCTGCTCGCCAACCGGTGCTTCCTCTACCACGTGATCGGCGACGGCACCGGCGAGTGGAACGTCCCCGTCGGCGGCATGGGCGCCGTCTCGGGGGCGCTGGAGGCGGCGGCCAGGCGGGCGGGCGCCGAGATCAGGACCGGGGCCGAGATCGTGGGGATCTCGCCGTCCGGCGAGGTCACGTTCGCGGACGAGGGCGGCGAGCACACGGTGAACGGCGGCCACGTGCTGGTCAACCTGCCGCCGGCGGTGCTCGACCGGGTGCTGGGCCGGCCCGGGGAGGTGCCGGAGGGCGCGCAGCTGAAGGTCAACATGGTGCTGACGAGGCTGCCCCGGCTGAAGGACGCGTCCGTGGACCCGCGGGCGGCCTTCAGCGGCACGTTCCACATCAACGAGAGCCGCGACCAGCTCGCCGCGGCCTACGGGCAGGCGGCGCGCGGGGAGATTCCGGAGCTGCCGCCGGCCGAGGTCTACTGCCATTCGCTGACCGACCCGTCGATCCTCGGGCCCGGGCTGAGGGGCAGGGCGGAGACGATGACGCTGTTCGGCCTCCACATGCCCGCCCGCCTTTTCCGGAAAAATCCGGACAAGGCGAGGAAGGTGGCCCTGGAGGCCACCTTCGCCTCCATCAACTCCGTCCTCGGGGAGCCCATCGAGGAATGCCTGCTCAGGGCCCCCGACGGCACCCCGTGCGCCGAGGTCAAGACCCCGGTCGACCTCGAGAACGAGGCCGGGCTGCCCGGCGGCCACATCTTCCACACCGACCTGAGCTGGCCGTACGCGGAAGCGGGCGAGCGGTGGGGCGTGGAGACCGAGCACGAGCGCATCCTGATGTGCGGCGCCGGCGCCCGCAGGGGCGGCGGCGTGAGCGGGATCGCCGGCCACAACGCGGCCATGGCTCTGCTGAAGCGCTGA
- a CDS encoding pseudouridine-5'-phosphate glycosidase, with amino-acid sequence MRTTPDSVLQPSDEVAEALASGAPVVALESTIISHGLPQPRNLEVARELEGIVRAAGAVPATIAVLDGVPRIGLGEVELERIATESGLRKLGQRDLPVAAALKASGATTVSATSFLAARAGIRVFATGGLGGVHRGWTEDQDESADLDTLARTRITVVCAGVKSILDVPATLQRLETRGVTVAGYRTDTFPGFYLHSSGQPIEWRIESPADAAEIMRGQDALGGQETALIVANPVPVDQQLDPELHDRVLAEALAAAERQGVKGQAITPFLLGYLVDGTAGASLEANLAAVRGNVALASRIALSWARP; translated from the coding sequence ATGCGCACCACCCCCGACTCCGTTCTGCAGCCGTCCGACGAGGTCGCCGAGGCCCTGGCGAGCGGCGCGCCCGTCGTCGCCCTGGAGTCCACGATCATCTCCCACGGGCTGCCGCAGCCGCGCAACCTGGAGGTGGCGCGCGAGCTGGAGGGGATCGTACGGGCGGCCGGCGCCGTCCCGGCCACGATCGCCGTGCTGGACGGCGTGCCCCGCATCGGCCTCGGCGAGGTGGAGCTGGAGCGCATCGCGACCGAGTCCGGCCTGCGCAAGCTGGGGCAGCGGGACCTGCCGGTGGCGGCGGCGCTGAAGGCCAGCGGAGCCACCACCGTGTCGGCCACGTCGTTCCTGGCCGCCCGCGCGGGCATCCGCGTCTTCGCCACCGGCGGCCTCGGCGGCGTGCACCGCGGCTGGACCGAGGACCAGGACGAGTCCGCCGACCTCGACACGCTGGCCCGCACCCGGATCACCGTCGTCTGCGCCGGCGTCAAGTCGATCCTCGACGTGCCGGCGACCCTGCAGCGGCTGGAGACGCGCGGCGTGACCGTGGCGGGCTACCGGACGGACACCTTCCCCGGCTTCTACCTGCACTCCTCCGGCCAGCCGATCGAATGGCGGATCGAGTCGCCGGCCGACGCGGCGGAGATCATGCGGGGCCAGGACGCGCTCGGCGGCCAGGAGACGGCGCTGATCGTCGCCAACCCCGTCCCCGTGGACCAGCAGCTCGACCCCGAGCTCCACGACCGCGTGCTGGCCGAGGCGCTGGCCGCCGCCGAGCGGCAGGGTGTCAAGGGGCAGGCGATCACGCCGTTCCTGCTCGGCTACCTGGTGGACGGCACCGCCGGGGCCTCCCTGGAGGCCAACCTGGCCGCCGTGCGCGGCAACGTCGCCCTGGCCTCGCGGATCGCCCTGTCATGGGCGCGCCCATGA
- a CDS encoding carbohydrate kinase family protein, with protein MTDGVTGGVTGRATGSALLVIGDVVTDVVALHGSPVMSGTDTAADIVLRPGGSGANTAAWAARLGADVRLLARLGYDSSEWHTTELAKTGVRPHVSVDPDRPTAVVIAMVDRSGERTMLTNRGAGGLISEADWDPALLDGVARLHLSGYLLFAEGGLRLARLAMAEAAAAGIAISVDPASTGPLREFGVERFIRESAPAGLILPNLDEALLLSGATTAERAAVLLSETYGTAIVKLGARGALAAVDGEVVAAAAGVSTEVVDSTGAGDAFAAGYLTGVLQGVGEEAALEAGCRAGAACVAQVGGRPRYGLDLNRLYPIHTD; from the coding sequence ATGACAGACGGAGTGACGGGCGGAGTGACGGGCAGGGCGACAGGCAGCGCCCTGCTCGTCATCGGTGATGTGGTCACCGATGTGGTGGCGTTGCATGGTTCGCCGGTCATGTCGGGCACCGACACGGCGGCCGACATCGTCCTGCGCCCCGGCGGCTCCGGCGCGAACACCGCCGCCTGGGCCGCCCGCCTCGGCGCCGACGTTCGCCTGCTGGCCAGGCTCGGCTACGACAGCAGCGAGTGGCACACCACCGAGCTGGCCAAGACGGGCGTGCGGCCGCACGTCTCGGTCGATCCCGACCGCCCCACCGCCGTCGTGATCGCGATGGTGGACCGGAGCGGCGAGCGTACGATGCTCACCAACCGCGGCGCGGGCGGCCTGATCTCCGAGGCCGACTGGGACCCGGCCCTGCTCGACGGCGTCGCCCGGCTCCACCTGTCCGGCTACCTGCTGTTCGCGGAGGGCGGGCTGCGGCTGGCCAGGCTGGCGATGGCCGAGGCCGCCGCCGCCGGGATCGCGATCAGCGTCGACCCGGCCTCCACCGGCCCGCTGCGCGAGTTCGGGGTCGAACGTTTCATCCGCGAATCCGCCCCCGCCGGCCTGATCCTCCCGAATCTCGATGAGGCCCTCTTGCTCAGTGGAGCCACGACGGCGGAGCGCGCCGCCGTACTCTTGAGTGAGACATACGGCACAGCGATCGTGAAGCTGGGAGCAAGGGGCGCGCTGGCCGCTGTGGACGGCGAGGTCGTCGCGGCGGCGGCGGGTGTGTCCACCGAGGTCGTGGACTCGACGGGAGCGGGTGACGCGTTCGCCGCCGGGTACCTCACCGGGGTTCTGCAGGGTGTCGGCGAGGAGGCGGCTTTGGAGGCAGGTTGCCGCGCTGGGGCCGCATGTGTGGCCCAGGTGGGCGGTCGGCCACGGTACGGTTTGGATCTGAACCGTCTTTACCCTATTCACACTGATTGA
- a CDS encoding ATP-binding protein, whose protein sequence is MSIHAVSPRFVGRARELAALGDALAGARAGASSAVLVGGEAGVGKTRLIKEFTDRADDALVLVGGCLELGTEGLPFAPFTAVLRGLVRELGRDGVAALVPGGTTRGLARLLPEFGEPDGDGPEARARLFEQVLGLLERLAEERPVLLIVEDAHWADRSTRDLLSFLVRYQPTAAGLLIVVTYRTDELHRTHPLRPLLAELGRVERVRRVELRRLTRREAVAQAAGILEREPSPADMDLIYARSEGNPLFVEALLSDGGGVALPESLRDLLLASVERLPAETQELLRVASAGGQRIEHDLLSAVAGLDESALSSALRPAVAGNVLTVDGEGYCFRHALIREALHDDLLPGEHTRLHTRFAEALERDLSILPAPRGAIELAHHWHSAHDATWALVSAWQAAGVARRSTAYDEQLGMLSRVLELWDQVPDAAERIDCDRIDVLRNTATVAHLAGEYERAVALASAALAEIDRDADPIRAAKLLRQRGLTRYDLGRPGFLDDLREAAALVASDKPTNLRAQVLETLSRMLHGREALSERLTTGRLAMEIAHELGDPRVEAHALIDLAWARFGFSEIEAQMEAFAQARRLAGGDEAFNVLMRCAISESDALEGAGRHERAAQVARDGIEEARQYGLARTSGAFLAINLAEPLVSLGQWDEALEVIERALDLAPPAPTQASLQGFAMDIALARGELDRAERLLGSARNVLSRGTFRDQSVLPHLCREVRLLHARGELEAAVKVAAQAMEERDLLDTPRYCWPVLVTIADLLGSVAPHHGRAAMGVETPLARLRALGRELEVDGDLQRAQHLTFTALTGPEPDDGAAEPPAWRFEAWDRAAGAWAALRQPYAEARCLVGAAQAALAGGDRQEAAERLGRARELAARLGATPLLEQLDAFGRRARIGGAEEAADGPPLGLTARELEVLREVANGRSNREIAEALFISAKTVSVHVSNILAKLGVATRGEAAATAYRLRLFDAPV, encoded by the coding sequence GTGAGTATCCATGCCGTCAGCCCCCGCTTCGTCGGGCGCGCCCGTGAGCTCGCCGCCCTCGGCGACGCGCTGGCCGGGGCGCGTGCCGGGGCGTCGTCCGCCGTGCTCGTCGGCGGAGAGGCCGGCGTCGGCAAGACCCGGCTGATCAAGGAGTTCACCGATCGGGCCGACGACGCGCTGGTGCTGGTCGGCGGGTGCCTGGAGCTGGGCACCGAGGGCCTGCCGTTCGCGCCGTTCACCGCCGTGCTGCGCGGGCTCGTGCGCGAGCTGGGCCGCGACGGGGTGGCGGCGCTGGTGCCGGGCGGCACGACGCGCGGGCTGGCGCGGCTGCTGCCCGAGTTCGGGGAGCCGGACGGCGACGGGCCCGAGGCCAGGGCGCGGCTGTTCGAGCAGGTGCTGGGGCTGCTGGAGCGGCTGGCCGAGGAGCGGCCCGTGCTGCTGATCGTCGAGGACGCCCACTGGGCCGACCGGTCCACCCGCGACCTGCTGTCGTTCCTGGTCCGCTACCAGCCGACCGCGGCGGGCCTGCTGATCGTGGTCACGTACCGCACCGACGAGCTGCACCGCACCCACCCCCTGCGCCCGCTCCTCGCCGAGCTGGGCCGGGTCGAGCGGGTGCGCAGGGTCGAGCTGCGCAGGCTCACCCGCAGGGAGGCCGTCGCGCAGGCGGCCGGCATCCTGGAGCGGGAGCCGTCCCCCGCCGACATGGACCTGATCTACGCGCGCAGCGAGGGAAACCCGCTGTTCGTGGAGGCGCTGCTGAGCGACGGAGGCGGCGTCGCGCTGCCGGAGTCGCTGCGCGACCTGCTGCTGGCCAGCGTCGAGCGGCTGCCCGCCGAGACGCAGGAGCTGCTGCGCGTGGCCAGCGCCGGCGGGCAGCGCATCGAGCACGACCTGCTCTCCGCCGTCGCCGGGCTCGACGAGAGCGCGCTCTCCAGCGCGCTGCGGCCCGCCGTGGCGGGAAACGTGCTCACCGTCGACGGCGAGGGCTACTGCTTCCGGCACGCGCTGATCCGCGAGGCGCTCCACGACGACCTGCTGCCCGGCGAGCACACCCGCCTGCACACCCGCTTCGCCGAGGCGCTGGAGCGCGACCTGTCGATCCTGCCCGCCCCGCGCGGCGCGATCGAGCTGGCCCACCACTGGCACTCCGCCCACGACGCCACCTGGGCGCTGGTCAGCGCCTGGCAGGCGGCCGGCGTCGCCCGCCGGTCCACCGCCTACGACGAGCAGCTCGGGATGCTGTCCAGGGTGCTGGAGCTGTGGGATCAGGTGCCCGACGCCGCCGAGCGCATCGACTGCGACCGCATCGACGTGCTCAGGAACACGGCCACGGTCGCACATCTCGCCGGCGAGTACGAACGGGCCGTCGCCCTGGCGAGCGCCGCCCTCGCCGAGATCGACCGCGACGCCGACCCGATCAGGGCGGCCAAGCTGCTGCGCCAGCGCGGCCTGACCCGCTACGACCTGGGCCGCCCCGGCTTCCTCGACGACCTGCGAGAGGCGGCCGCGCTGGTCGCCTCCGACAAGCCGACCAACCTCCGGGCCCAGGTCCTGGAGACCCTTTCCCGCATGCTCCACGGGCGCGAGGCCCTGTCGGAGCGGCTCACCACGGGCCGGCTCGCGATGGAGATCGCCCACGAGCTGGGCGACCCCAGGGTGGAGGCGCACGCGCTGATCGACCTCGCCTGGGCGCGATTCGGCTTCTCCGAGATCGAGGCGCAGATGGAGGCGTTCGCGCAGGCGCGCAGACTCGCCGGCGGCGACGAGGCGTTCAACGTGTTGATGCGCTGCGCGATCTCCGAGTCCGACGCGCTGGAGGGCGCGGGCCGCCACGAGCGGGCCGCGCAGGTGGCCCGCGACGGCATCGAGGAGGCCCGCCAGTACGGGCTGGCCCGCACCTCCGGCGCGTTCCTGGCGATCAACCTGGCCGAGCCGCTGGTGTCACTGGGGCAGTGGGACGAGGCGCTGGAGGTGATCGAGCGCGCGCTCGACCTCGCGCCGCCGGCGCCCACCCAAGCCAGCCTGCAGGGGTTCGCCATGGACATCGCGCTGGCGCGCGGGGAGCTCGACCGGGCGGAGCGGCTGCTGGGGTCGGCGCGGAACGTGCTGTCGCGCGGGACCTTCCGCGACCAGTCGGTCCTGCCGCACCTGTGCAGGGAGGTGCGGCTGCTGCACGCGCGCGGGGAACTGGAGGCCGCGGTGAAGGTGGCCGCCCAGGCCATGGAGGAGCGCGATCTGCTGGACACCCCGCGTTACTGCTGGCCGGTGCTGGTGACCATCGCCGACCTCCTCGGCTCCGTGGCGCCGCATCACGGGCGCGCCGCCATGGGTGTGGAAACCCCGCTGGCGAGGCTGCGGGCGCTGGGGCGGGAGCTCGAGGTCGACGGCGACCTCCAGCGGGCGCAGCACCTCACCTTCACGGCGCTGACGGGTCCCGAGCCGGACGACGGCGCCGCCGAGCCGCCCGCGTGGCGGTTCGAGGCCTGGGACCGGGCGGCGGGGGCGTGGGCGGCGCTGCGGCAGCCGTACGCCGAGGCCCGCTGCCTGGTGGGCGCGGCGCAGGCGGCGCTGGCGGGCGGCGACCGGCAGGAGGCCGCGGAACGGCTGGGCCGCGCGCGGGAGCTGGCCGCCCGGCTGGGCGCCACGCCGCTGCTGGAGCAGCTCGACGCCTTCGGGCGGCGGGCCAGGATCGGGGGCGCCGAGGAGGCGGCCGACGGGCCGCCGCTGGGGCTGACGGCTCGCGAGCTGGAGGTGCTGCGGGAGGTGGCGAACGGGCGGAGCAACCGGGAGATCGCCGAGGCGCTGTTCATCTCGGCGAAGACGGTGAGCGTGCACGTCTCCAACATCCTGGCCAAGCTGGGCGTCGCCACCCGGGGCGAGGCCGCCGCCACCGCCTACCGGCTGCGCCTGTTCGACGCGCCCGTGTGA
- a CDS encoding GNAT family N-acetyltransferase has product MTADDLLIRRAEKADADEVFALAREFGLTFRPERGAFDAALPELLANEDALLLAAVVGGRVQGYLLGFVHLTLFANGPVAWVEEAMVGSGARRQGIGRALLEEFERWARSREAGYVAMATRRAPEFYHALGYEASATFFRKVLR; this is encoded by the coding sequence ATGACGGCTGACGATCTTCTCATCAGGAGGGCGGAGAAGGCGGACGCGGACGAGGTGTTCGCGCTGGCGCGTGAGTTCGGCCTGACGTTCAGGCCGGAGCGCGGGGCCTTCGACGCCGCCCTGCCCGAGCTGCTGGCGAACGAGGACGCCCTGCTGCTCGCGGCCGTCGTGGGCGGGCGGGTGCAGGGCTACCTGCTGGGGTTCGTGCATCTGACGCTGTTCGCCAACGGGCCGGTCGCCTGGGTCGAGGAGGCCATGGTCGGCTCCGGGGCGCGCCGGCAGGGGATCGGGCGGGCCCTGCTGGAGGAGTTCGAGCGGTGGGCGCGCTCGCGGGAGGCGGGCTACGTGGCGATGGCCACGCGGCGGGCGCCCGAGTTCTACCACGCGCTGGGCTACGAGGCCTCTGCCACGTTCTTCCGCAAGGTCCTGCGCTAG
- a CDS encoding acyl-CoA dehydrogenase family protein — protein MLKDEYEELRKTVESFAREVVAPVIGDYYEREEFPYDIVRQMGAMGLFGLPFPEEYGGMGGDYFALCVALEELARVDSSVAITLEAAVSLGAMPIYRFGTDEQREHWLPRLTSGAALGAFGLTEPGGGSDVPGGMRTTAVLDGPEWVINGTKAFITNSGTDITAVVGVAAITGEREISTILVPSGTPGFTVSKKYSKVGWNASDTRELSFSDCRVPAANLLGERGRGYAQFLQTLDEGRIAIAALSVGLAQGCVDESVKYVRDRKAFGHPIGHYQAIQFKIADMEARAHTARLAYYHAAEKMLAGAPFKKEAAIAKLVSSNAAMDNARDATQVFGGYGFMNEFPVGRFYRDAKVLEIGEGTSEVQRMLIARQLGLGDL, from the coding sequence ATGCTCAAGGACGAGTACGAAGAGCTGCGCAAGACCGTCGAGTCGTTCGCCCGCGAGGTGGTCGCGCCGGTGATCGGCGACTACTACGAACGGGAGGAGTTCCCGTACGACATCGTGCGGCAGATGGGCGCCATGGGGCTGTTCGGGCTGCCGTTCCCGGAGGAGTACGGCGGCATGGGCGGCGACTACTTCGCCCTGTGCGTGGCGCTGGAGGAGCTGGCCCGCGTCGACTCCAGCGTGGCGATCACCCTGGAGGCCGCGGTGTCGCTGGGCGCGATGCCGATCTACCGGTTCGGCACCGATGAGCAGCGCGAGCACTGGCTGCCCAGGCTGACCTCGGGCGCGGCCCTGGGCGCGTTCGGCCTGACCGAGCCCGGCGGCGGGTCCGACGTGCCGGGCGGGATGCGCACTACGGCCGTGCTGGACGGGCCCGAATGGGTGATCAACGGGACGAAGGCCTTCATCACCAACTCCGGCACCGACATCACGGCCGTCGTCGGCGTGGCCGCGATCACCGGCGAGCGGGAGATCTCCACGATCCTCGTGCCGAGCGGCACGCCCGGGTTCACGGTGTCGAAGAAGTACTCCAAGGTCGGCTGGAACGCCTCCGACACCCGCGAGCTGTCCTTCAGCGACTGCCGCGTCCCCGCCGCGAACCTGCTGGGCGAGCGCGGCCGCGGCTACGCCCAGTTCCTGCAGACCCTCGACGAGGGCCGCATCGCGATCGCCGCGCTCAGCGTGGGACTGGCCCAGGGGTGCGTGGACGAAAGCGTCAAGTACGTCAGGGACCGCAAGGCGTTCGGCCACCCGATCGGCCACTACCAGGCCATCCAGTTCAAGATCGCCGACATGGAGGCCCGCGCCCACACCGCCCGCCTGGCCTACTACCACGCGGCCGAGAAGATGCTGGCCGGGGCGCCGTTCAAGAAGGAGGCCGCGATCGCCAAGCTGGTCTCGTCGAACGCGGCCATGGACAACGCGCGGGACGCCACACAGGTGTTCGGCGGCTACGGGTTCATGAACGAGTTCCCCGTGGGGCGCTTCTACCGCGACGCCAAGGTGCTGGAGATCGGTGAGGGCACGAGCGAGGTGCAGCGCATGCTCATCGCCCGGCAGCTCGGCCTGGGCGACCTCTGA
- a CDS encoding hydroxymethylglutaryl-CoA lyase produces the protein MPYPMEGLPQQVTIYEVGPRDGLQNESSIVPVEVKAEFIDRLADAGHKVIEATSFVHPKWVPQLADADELLARLRRKPGVRYPVLVPNLRGLDRALERGVDEIAIFASATETFAAKNLNRSLESQFEMFDPVVARALDNGVRVRAYVSMCFGDPWEGPTPIAQVVSVGERLLGLGCYELSLGDTIGVGTPGHVTALIKAFRRPERLAVHFHDTYGQALGNTLAALRAGVTTIDASTGGIGGCPYAESATGNLATEDLVWMLRGLGIETGLDLGKLVSTSTWLAELLGRPSPSRVVQALSKG, from the coding sequence ATGCCGTACCCGATGGAAGGGCTTCCGCAGCAGGTCACGATCTACGAGGTCGGCCCGCGCGACGGCCTGCAGAACGAGTCCTCGATCGTGCCCGTCGAGGTGAAGGCCGAGTTCATCGACCGGCTCGCGGACGCCGGGCACAAGGTGATCGAGGCGACCAGCTTCGTCCACCCGAAATGGGTGCCGCAGCTCGCCGACGCCGACGAGCTGCTGGCCCGGCTGCGCAGGAAGCCGGGCGTGCGCTACCCGGTCCTCGTCCCCAACCTGCGCGGCCTCGACCGGGCCCTGGAGCGCGGCGTGGACGAGATCGCCATCTTCGCCAGCGCCACCGAGACGTTCGCCGCCAAGAACCTCAACCGCAGCCTGGAGAGCCAGTTCGAGATGTTCGACCCGGTCGTGGCCAGGGCGCTGGACAACGGCGTGCGGGTGCGCGCGTACGTGTCGATGTGCTTCGGCGACCCCTGGGAGGGGCCGACGCCGATCGCCCAGGTCGTCTCCGTCGGGGAGCGGCTGCTCGGGCTCGGCTGCTACGAGCTGTCGCTCGGCGACACCATCGGGGTCGGCACGCCCGGGCACGTGACCGCGCTGATCAAGGCGTTCCGCCGCCCCGAGCGGCTCGCCGTGCACTTCCACGACACCTACGGCCAGGCGCTCGGCAACACCCTGGCCGCGTTGAGAGCGGGCGTGACCACGATCGACGCCTCCACGGGCGGCATCGGCGGCTGCCCGTACGCCGAGTCCGCCACCGGCAACCTCGCGACCGAAGACCTGGTCTGGATGTTGCGGGGGCTCGGCATCGAGACCGGGCTCGACCTGGGCAAGCTCGTGTCCACCAGCACCTGGCTGGCGGAGCTGCTCGGCCGGCCCAGCCCCTCCCGCGTCGTACAGGCGCTGTCGAAAGGCTGA
- a CDS encoding acetyl/propionyl/methylcrotonyl-CoA carboxylase subunit alpha, with translation MLFDRVLIANRGEIAVRIIRTLRRLGITSVAVHTASDAGARHVLEADLSHQVPKYLDIEAIVDAALASGAQAVHPGYGFLAENAAFARRCAQAGLVFVGPPPEAVDAMGDKIRAKATVSAAGVPVVPGGAEPGDSLESWREFPALIKPSAGGGGKGMVLVRSAAELPDALESARRTARAAFGDATLLIERYVESPRHIELQILADTHGNVLHLGERECSLQRRHQKIIEEAPSPFVDPKTRARMGSAAVEAARSVGYVGAGTVEFIVDGTTGSYHFMEMNTRLQVEHPVTELVTGLDLVELQLRVAAGEPLPFGQDDVRLDGHAVEARVYAEDPARGFLPTGGHVLALREPDGGAPGGPAPVVRVDSGLVEGGVVGSEFDPMLSKVVAWAPDRAAALRTLDRALARTAVLGVVTNIPFLRALAEHPAVKAGELDTGLVERVLPELLPSADVPADVLAAAALAFHALPRGDDPWEVTDGWRVGERAWTTWRLESRDGVHAVQVRGLPEESAEVRMNDEIVPARIRLGDGELTVKIGGRTEHYLRVRHADTLWLGKDGAAWALTRHLIGDPGDRPGAAAQGDGVVRSPMPGTVLVVKAQAGDRVTEGQPLVIVEAMKMEHTVTAPRDGVVSELAVQAGQPVDMDAVLAVVAGEGAPSSGGAAGAQRPERGKATASRATEPASRSEAISREEA, from the coding sequence ATGTTGTTCGACCGTGTTCTGATCGCCAACAGGGGCGAGATCGCCGTACGGATCATCCGCACGCTGCGCCGGCTCGGCATCACGTCGGTGGCCGTGCACACGGCGTCGGACGCCGGAGCCCGGCACGTGCTGGAGGCCGACCTCTCCCACCAAGTGCCGAAATATCTGGATATTGAGGCAATTGTCGATGCGGCGCTGGCGTCCGGGGCGCAGGCCGTCCACCCCGGCTACGGCTTCCTCGCCGAGAACGCCGCGTTCGCGCGGCGGTGCGCGCAGGCCGGGCTGGTGTTCGTCGGCCCGCCGCCCGAGGCCGTCGACGCCATGGGCGACAAGATCCGCGCCAAGGCCACGGTGTCGGCGGCCGGGGTGCCCGTCGTGCCCGGCGGGGCCGAACCCGGAGACTCGCTGGAGTCCTGGCGCGAGTTCCCCGCGCTGATCAAGCCCTCCGCGGGCGGCGGGGGCAAGGGCATGGTGCTCGTACGGTCGGCCGCCGAGCTGCCCGACGCCCTGGAGTCGGCCCGGCGCACGGCACGGGCGGCGTTCGGCGACGCGACCCTGCTGATCGAGCGGTACGTCGAGAGCCCCCGCCACATCGAGCTGCAGATCCTGGCCGACACCCACGGCAACGTCCTGCACCTGGGCGAGCGCGAGTGCAGCCTGCAGCGCAGGCACCAGAAGATCATCGAGGAGGCCCCCTCGCCCTTCGTCGACCCTAAGACGCGCGCCCGCATGGGCTCGGCCGCGGTGGAGGCCGCGCGCTCGGTGGGCTACGTGGGGGCGGGCACGGTCGAGTTCATCGTGGACGGGACCACCGGGTCCTACCACTTCATGGAGATGAACACCCGCCTCCAGGTGGAGCACCCCGTCACCGAGCTGGTGACCGGGCTCGACCTGGTCGAGCTGCAGCTGCGGGTCGCGGCGGGCGAGCCGCTGCCGTTCGGGCAGGACGACGTGCGCCTCGACGGGCACGCCGTCGAGGCCCGCGTCTACGCCGAGGACCCGGCCCGCGGCTTCCTGCCGACGGGCGGCCACGTGCTGGCGCTGCGCGAGCCGGACGGCGGGGCCCCGGGCGGCCCCGCGCCCGTCGTACGGGTGGACTCCGGGCTGGTCGAGGGCGGCGTCGTGGGCAGCGAGTTCGACCCGATGCTCTCCAAGGTCGTCGCCTGGGCGCCGGACCGGGCCGCGGCGCTCAGGACGCTCGACCGGGCCCTGGCCCGCACGGCGGTCCTCGGCGTGGTCACCAACATCCCGTTCCTGCGGGCCCTCGCCGAGCATCCGGCCGTCAAGGCGGGCGAGCTGGACACCGGGCTGGTCGAGCGCGTGCTCCCCGAGCTGCTCCCGTCCGCCGATGTGCCCGCCGACGTGCTCGCGGCGGCGGCGCTCGCCTTCCACGCCCTGCCCCGGGGCGACGATCCGTGGGAGGTCACGGACGGCTGGCGGGTCGGCGAGCGGGCCTGGACGACGTGGCGGCTGGAGTCGAGGGACGGGGTGCACGCGGTCCAGGTCCGCGGCCTGCCCGAAGAATCCGCCGAAGTCCGGATGAACGATGAGATCGTGCCCGCGCGCATCCGGCTCGGCGACGGGGAGCTGACCGTCAAGATCGGCGGCCGCACCGAGCACTACCTGCGCGTACGCCATGCCGACACGCTCTGGCTCGGCAAGGACGGCGCGGCGTGGGCGCTCACCCGGCACCTCATCGGCGACCCCGGCGACCGGCCCGGCGCGGCGGCCCAGGGCGACGGCGTCGTCAGGAGCCCCATGCCCGGCACCGTCCTGGTGGTCAAGGCCCAGGCCGGCGACCGGGTCACCGAAGGCCAGCCGCTGGTGATCGTCGAGGCCATGAAGATGGAGCACACGGTCACCGCCCCGCGCGACGGTGTGGTCTCCGAGCTGGCGGTCCAGGCGGGCCAGCCGGTCGACATGGACGCGGTGCTGGCCGTAGTCGCCGGTGAGGGAGCGCCGTCGTCTGGAGGAGCGGCGGGAGCGCAGCGACCAGAGCGGGGGAAGGCGACGGCATCGAGGGCGACCGAACCCGCCTCACGGAGTGAGGCCATAAGCAGGGAGGAGGCGTGA